In Helianthus annuus cultivar XRQ/B chromosome 3, HanXRQr2.0-SUNRISE, whole genome shotgun sequence, a single window of DNA contains:
- the LOC110928099 gene encoding replication protein A 70 kDa DNA-binding subunit B-like, giving the protein MNTSTSSGYSGLSSPVMKSMAEEYLSDISFSTIGALTGISEEKFVIILGTIKSFASEDSWFYNACKTCNKKVFTNTISKAKEDGSEGYDEITVLECQTDRCNKRTVVSVPRIKLLIRVQDCTGIVTLTLFEREVVKLLNVNANQLLDNNMELASEGNFPSELRALINRRFAFKIAIASFNINKKLDGYSVSKLTENPSIIKDLDAHFDVYQVLYVPYTLT; this is encoded by the exons ATGAATACGTCAACGTCTTCCGGTTACTCTGGTTTGAGTTCCCCTGTTATGAAGTCAATGGCTGAGGAGTATCTTTCTGATATTTCCTTCAGTACAATTGGAGCATTAACCGGAATATCAGAA GAAAAGTTTGTTATTATACTTGGAACAATTAAAAGCTTTGCTTCAGAAGACTCATGGTTTTACAATGCATGTAAAACTTGCAACAAAAAGGTTTTTACCAACACTATTTCCAAGGCCAAGGAAGATGGTAGCGAAGGATATGATGAAATAACTGTCTTGGAATGCCAAACTGATCGGTGCAATAAAAGGACAGTTGTCTCTGTTCCCAG GATAAAACTGCTTATTCGTGTTCAGGATTGTACCGGGATTGTTACTTTGACGTTGTTTGAACGTGAAGTTGTTAAACTCCTAAATGTTAACGCAAACCAACTTTTGGATAATAACATGGAG TTAGCAAGCGAAGGCAATTTTCCGAGTGAGCTGAGGGCATTGATAAACAGGAGGTTTGCGTTTAAGATAGCCATAGCTTCGTTTAATATAAATAAGAAATTAGATGGCTACTCTGTTTCGAAGTTGACCGAAAATCCTTCTATCATCAAAGATCTTGATGCTCATTTTGATGTTTACCAGGTTCTATATGTACCCTACACGTTAACTTAA
- the LOC110932252 gene encoding replication protein A 70 kDa DNA-binding subunit B-like — MEQAAITLLNNVDLNVDDYTIRIRIVRLWTRPSFNNPRKVYCYDMIFMDQEGTKMQAFVLQKNTTAYEHLLKENQCLTIRNPSLGENRQKVKYVHSSFKINLNENTIVEQSAEPVGAEWGFDFSPFESVVEDPDNDGKSFKSPIDVIGFVVKCLPSEEKTENNNGKDEKKATFILVDLQHQQIYVTLWGVYADQIIEFQREHKDEKNVVVVVQFGKYRFWGGNLFVSNLYTVTRVFINTEIPEIWNLKEGT; from the exons ATGGAACAGGCAGCTATAACGCTTCTAAATAATGTTGATCTTAATGTTGATGATTACACTATAAGAATCCGTATTGTTCGGCTATGGACAAGACCTTCTTTCAACAATCCTAGGAAGGTTTATTGCTACGACATGATATTCATGGATCAGGAG GGCACCAAAATGCAGGCTTTCGTGTTACAAAAAAACACTACTGCTTACGAGCATTTGCTGAAAGAAAATCAGTGTTTAACTATTCGTAATCCTTCTCTTGGAGAAAACCGTCAGAAAGTGAAATACGTTCATAGTTCGTTCAAGATAAATCTAAATGAGAACACCATTGTCGAGCAATCTGCCGAACCTGTTGGTGCTGAATGGGGATTTGATTTTTCTCCATTTGAGTCAGTTGTTGAAGACCCTGATAATGACGGCAAGTCATTCAAAAGCCCTATTG ACGTTATCGGTTTTGTTGTGAAGTGTCTTCCGTCAGAGGAGAAGACTGAAAATAATAACGGGAAAGATGAGAAGAAGGCTACCTTTATTCTGGTGGATTTGCA ACACCAGCAGATTTACGTTACTCTGTGGGGGGTTTATGCCGATCAGATTATTGAGTTTCAAAGAGAACATAAGGATGAAAAAAATGTTGTTGTGGTTGTTCAGTTTGGCAAGTACCGTTTTTGGGGAG GAAATTTGTTCGTATCCAATTTGTATACTGTAACTCGAGTGTTCATAAACACTGAAATTCCCGAGATTTGGAATTTAAAAGAAGGCACGTAA